A single region of the Saprospiraceae bacterium genome encodes:
- the bamA gene encoding outer membrane protein assembly factor BamA, whose amino-acid sequence MKKHFLLFCCICLSHTFIGAQIADTLSIMSYETPKDFEIGGITVVGANFSDDNAIIGVTGLKVGDKIKVPGPEIPKAIKALWKLRLFTDVKVVEEKVIGDVIFLEVHLQERPRLSKHAFQGTKKAYHDDLNDEVDRFLLKGGIVTENVKVNASEAIEKFFVEKGFLDVNVQVSEKPDTARANSVLLVFDIDRGERVKIEDITFVGNENVPSKKLRKQMKNTKRKKKIFTASKLIKNEFEEDKNKIVAYYNTLGYRDAQILMDSIWRNDKGELRVNLTLNEGNQYYFRNIGWKGNTIYETEALSTILGINKGDIYNQELLETRLRFSQDGRDVSTQYMDNGYLFFQVDPTEVAIDGDSIDLEIRIFEGPQATIDKVVIAGNDRTHEHVIRRELRTRPGAKFSRSDIIRSQREIVNLGYFNPEALGINTPVNPNRGTVDIEYTVEEKPSDQLELSAGWGGFRRVIGTLGVSFNNFSLRNMFKGEAWRPLPQGDGQRLSIRAQTNGEFYQSYNVSLTEPWLGGRKPNAFTVAGFYNRFAFTGQSFNIAQISVSLGTRLRWPDDNFISSTAVNIQALKLNNWTNFRTDEGTIVNSGNFNNFSVNQTIARTTINDPLFPKEGSKISLSVQLTLPYSLFRNGDTNYAEQTPEERFKWLEYHKWRFDAEWYTALAGKLVLKAQAKIGILGFYNKSIGTSPFERFQVGGDGINNQQFGFAGVDIISLRGYEENQLEANLDPNGTSATVPTPVFDKYTLELRYPLSLNPSSTIYVLAFAQGGNTWRSLRDFNPFDLKRSVGMGLRVFLPMFGTIGFDYGIGFDKPGERSFSNLGDFNIILGFEPE is encoded by the coding sequence ATGAAAAAACATTTTTTACTTTTTTGCTGCATATGTTTAAGCCATACTTTTATTGGCGCACAAATTGCAGATACCTTGTCCATCATGTCCTATGAAACACCAAAGGACTTTGAAATCGGGGGTATAACGGTCGTGGGAGCTAATTTTAGTGATGATAATGCTATTATTGGCGTAACGGGACTGAAAGTCGGAGATAAAATCAAAGTTCCTGGCCCGGAAATCCCCAAAGCCATTAAAGCCTTATGGAAACTCCGCCTTTTCACAGATGTCAAAGTCGTCGAGGAAAAAGTCATCGGCGATGTCATCTTCCTTGAGGTTCATCTCCAGGAGCGGCCAAGACTCTCTAAGCATGCTTTCCAAGGTACCAAAAAAGCCTACCATGATGACCTCAACGATGAAGTTGATCGTTTCTTACTAAAAGGAGGAATCGTTACCGAAAACGTGAAGGTGAATGCAAGTGAAGCCATCGAAAAATTCTTCGTCGAAAAAGGCTTTTTGGATGTAAATGTCCAGGTAAGTGAAAAACCGGATACAGCGCGCGCCAATTCTGTGCTCCTGGTGTTTGATATCGACCGTGGCGAAAGGGTCAAAATTGAAGATATTACTTTCGTTGGGAATGAAAATGTCCCTTCGAAAAAGCTGCGCAAGCAGATGAAAAACACCAAGCGAAAAAAGAAAATTTTTACAGCTTCCAAACTCATAAAAAACGAGTTCGAAGAGGATAAAAATAAAATTGTCGCCTATTATAATACCCTTGGTTATCGGGACGCGCAAATCCTGATGGATAGCATTTGGCGCAATGACAAGGGAGAGTTAAGGGTCAACCTTACCCTTAATGAAGGAAATCAATATTATTTCCGAAATATTGGCTGGAAAGGAAATACCATCTATGAAACGGAGGCCCTGTCTACCATCCTGGGTATCAATAAAGGTGACATCTACAACCAGGAATTATTAGAAACGCGGCTCCGCTTTAGCCAGGATGGCCGGGATGTGAGTACCCAATATATGGATAATGGATACCTCTTCTTCCAAGTAGACCCTACGGAGGTCGCCATCGACGGGGATTCTATAGACCTGGAAATTCGAATTTTCGAAGGACCGCAAGCAACCATAGATAAGGTCGTTATTGCAGGCAATGACCGCACCCACGAGCACGTCATCCGTCGTGAACTCCGGACGCGACCAGGTGCCAAATTTAGCCGTTCGGATATCATCAGGTCGCAACGAGAAATTGTCAACCTTGGCTACTTCAACCCCGAAGCCCTCGGCATCAATACGCCCGTTAACCCAAATCGAGGAACCGTTGATATTGAATATACCGTAGAAGAAAAACCATCCGACCAATTGGAGTTATCCGCCGGTTGGGGTGGATTTAGAAGGGTGATTGGTACCCTCGGTGTCTCTTTCAACAATTTCTCCCTCCGAAATATGTTTAAAGGTGAAGCCTGGAGACCGCTGCCTCAAGGAGATGGCCAAAGGCTATCTATACGGGCCCAAACCAATGGCGAATTCTATCAGTCTTATAATGTTTCGCTGACCGAACCTTGGCTTGGAGGACGCAAACCCAACGCCTTTACCGTAGCTGGTTTCTACAACCGATTTGCCTTTACTGGCCAAAGCTTTAATATCGCTCAAATTTCAGTGAGCTTAGGTACACGGCTTCGCTGGCCAGATGATAACTTTATCTCTAGCACCGCTGTCAATATCCAGGCCTTAAAGCTAAACAACTGGACTAACTTCCGCACAGATGAAGGTACCATTGTGAATTCTGGTAACTTTAATAACTTTAGTGTTAATCAAACCATTGCCAGAACAACCATTAACGACCCGCTTTTCCCTAAAGAAGGATCTAAAATATCACTCTCCGTTCAGTTGACGCTTCCTTATTCTTTGTTCAGAAATGGTGACACCAATTATGCCGAACAAACACCCGAAGAAAGGTTCAAATGGCTGGAATACCATAAATGGCGCTTTGATGCCGAATGGTATACTGCCCTGGCAGGTAAGTTAGTGCTCAAAGCACAGGCTAAAATTGGTATCCTCGGTTTCTATAACAAAAGCATCGGCACTTCTCCTTTCGAACGTTTCCAAGTCGGAGGTGATGGTATCAACAACCAACAATTTGGTTTTGCTGGGGTAGATATTATTTCACTCCGTGGATATGAAGAAAACCAACTCGAGGCCAACCTCGATCCAAATGGAACGTCCGCTACGGTGCCAACACCAGTGTTTGACAAATATACCCTGGAGCTTAGGTATCCACTTTCGCTAAACCCCAGCTCCACCATCTATGTCCTGGCCTTTGCCCAAGGGGGTAATACCTGGCGTAGTCTTCGCGACTTCAATCCTTTCGACCTCAAACGTTCGGTTGGTATGGGCCTTCGGGTATTCCTACCGATGTTTGGTACCATTGGTTTCGATTATGGTATAGGTTTCGATAAACCTGGCGAAAGATCCTTTAGCAACTTGGGTGACTTCAATATTATTCTCGGTTTCGAACCAGAATAA
- the bamA gene encoding outer membrane protein assembly factor BamA, with protein MKKTKLCTLLCILLMAKLWAQSPLDSSLNTSTEWLEIGGISVAGATNTNPQTIVMMSGLKIGQRIQIPGPSIQKAIRTLWQQQLFSDIQVVETDRKGDILFLQIRLIEMPRLAAFQLLGIPQKWETPLRKKLTNLLVIAEKVTPDTKKKAQNAVQEWLQEKGYFFAKVSIAEKVGEAPAQVSLAIHIQPGNKTKVKTIQFIGNEVVNDTKLRKILETKSKQVPFGKKSFLPAVFLHDQQKIIQYYQQLGYLDAKINQAIVDTLSDKSLQLTLQLSEGRPYFFGNISWKGNAVYTEKTLQKILGIQKGDVYNPILLEQRLRFDPKDKDISSLYLDHGYLFFQVEPVVTHMENQQIDLEIQITEGPLATIGSVEISGNEKTHEHVIRRELRTQPGHSFSRADILRSQQTLINLGYFNPETLDLKTTVNPENGTVDLQYIVEEKPSSKYELAASWNPGSSDQGGGLVGTVGLTLTNFSLRKLFQGNKGTFTPMGDGQTLSLRAQSTGRDYQAYNFSFTEPWLGGKRPNSLTLAGFHQRFTNTSSVTAENPFASLSVTGASLQLGSRLPWLKGNVVATTELSFQHIYLNGLDEVLLEDGSTISKGHFNNFYLKQSLTYYTLSDPFFPTKGAKITLSGQWTPPYSLLGNGLCSNWMEYQKYRLGTAWYTSLNKKWVVKLNGQMGWLSAYDQTVGLPPFERFELGGNGINSQQLAFAGNDLIALRGYPDNYLEGTLNGGGASFAKFSVELRYPLINTPSTRAFLLAFGEGGNIWKSSRQFNPFDLKPTVGLGIRMQVPFLGTIGLDYGLGLDKPELAGQKWTKYGTFNFILGFEPE; from the coding sequence ATGAAAAAAACCAAGCTATGCACCCTATTGTGCATTTTGCTAATGGCTAAACTATGGGCGCAATCACCCCTTGACTCCTCCCTGAACACCTCGACGGAATGGTTGGAAATTGGCGGTATAAGTGTAGCCGGCGCCACAAACACTAACCCCCAGACAATCGTCATGATGTCAGGCCTTAAAATAGGACAACGAATCCAAATCCCTGGGCCAAGTATCCAAAAGGCAATCCGTACCTTGTGGCAACAACAATTATTTAGCGATATTCAAGTGGTAGAAACCGATCGGAAAGGAGATATCCTCTTTTTGCAAATTCGATTAATAGAGATGCCCAGACTAGCAGCTTTCCAGCTCCTCGGAATTCCCCAAAAATGGGAAACACCGCTTCGAAAAAAACTAACAAATCTACTGGTTATCGCTGAAAAGGTAACCCCAGATACCAAAAAGAAGGCGCAAAACGCCGTCCAAGAATGGCTACAGGAAAAAGGCTATTTCTTTGCCAAGGTAAGCATCGCCGAAAAGGTTGGTGAAGCTCCGGCACAAGTCAGCCTAGCGATCCATATACAGCCCGGAAACAAAACAAAAGTAAAAACCATTCAATTCATTGGTAACGAGGTGGTGAATGATACCAAACTTCGGAAAATACTGGAAACAAAAAGCAAACAAGTTCCGTTCGGGAAAAAAAGTTTCCTCCCTGCTGTTTTCCTGCATGACCAACAAAAAATAATTCAATATTACCAGCAGCTAGGGTATCTCGATGCCAAGATAAACCAGGCCATTGTTGATACCCTTTCCGACAAATCACTGCAATTAACCCTGCAATTATCTGAAGGGCGCCCTTATTTTTTCGGAAACATTTCCTGGAAAGGCAATGCCGTTTACACGGAAAAAACATTACAAAAAATACTAGGCATCCAGAAGGGCGATGTGTATAACCCCATTTTGCTGGAACAAAGATTGAGGTTTGACCCCAAAGACAAAGATATTAGCTCGCTTTATTTGGACCACGGGTATCTCTTTTTTCAGGTAGAACCCGTCGTTACCCATATGGAAAACCAACAGATAGACTTGGAAATACAAATCACTGAAGGCCCCCTTGCTACCATTGGGAGTGTCGAAATTTCAGGAAATGAAAAAACACATGAACATGTAATCCGAAGGGAGTTGCGCACTCAACCAGGCCATTCTTTCAGTCGGGCAGATATCCTTCGTTCCCAACAAACGCTCATTAATTTGGGTTATTTCAACCCAGAAACGCTAGACCTTAAAACAACGGTCAATCCTGAAAATGGAACTGTCGATCTCCAATACATTGTGGAAGAAAAACCATCCTCAAAATATGAATTAGCGGCAAGTTGGAATCCGGGTAGCAGTGACCAAGGCGGCGGTCTGGTCGGTACGGTTGGCCTGACCTTGACTAATTTTTCCCTCCGGAAGCTGTTCCAAGGAAACAAGGGAACCTTCACACCAATGGGTGATGGCCAGACCCTGTCACTCCGCGCTCAGTCTACCGGACGAGATTACCAAGCGTACAATTTTTCCTTCACCGAACCCTGGCTGGGTGGCAAGCGACCGAATAGCCTTACGCTGGCGGGTTTCCATCAGCGGTTTACCAATACCAGCTCGGTCACCGCCGAGAATCCCTTCGCTAGTCTGAGCGTCACAGGCGCCAGCCTGCAACTCGGTTCCCGCCTCCCCTGGCTCAAAGGCAATGTTGTGGCCACTACAGAATTGAGTTTTCAACATATCTACCTCAATGGATTGGATGAAGTTTTACTCGAAGATGGTAGTACCATTAGCAAAGGGCACTTCAATAATTTCTATCTAAAACAAAGTCTCACTTATTATACCTTGTCTGATCCTTTTTTCCCTACCAAAGGTGCTAAAATAACACTCTCTGGCCAATGGACACCGCCCTATAGTTTGCTGGGTAATGGCCTTTGTTCTAATTGGATGGAATACCAAAAGTACCGTTTGGGAACAGCATGGTACACTTCTTTAAACAAGAAATGGGTGGTCAAACTCAATGGTCAAATGGGCTGGTTGAGTGCTTATGACCAAACAGTTGGTCTCCCACCCTTCGAACGCTTTGAATTGGGTGGGAACGGCATCAATAGTCAACAACTTGCCTTTGCGGGTAATGACTTGATTGCGCTACGAGGCTACCCAGACAATTACCTCGAAGGCACCCTCAATGGTGGTGGCGCATCCTTTGCTAAGTTTTCCGTAGAGCTGCGTTATCCGCTCATCAATACGCCTTCAACAAGGGCCTTTCTACTTGCTTTTGGGGAGGGAGGCAACATCTGGAAAAGTAGTCGCCAATTTAACCCATTTGATTTAAAACCTACCGTTGGACTTGGCATCCGTATGCAAGTTCCCTTCCTGGGCACTATCGGCCTCGACTATGGCTTAGGTCTTGATAAGCCGGAATTGGCCGGACAAAAGTGGACCAAATATGGAACCTTCAATTTTATTTTAGGCTTCGAGCCTGAATAA
- a CDS encoding DoxX family protein — translation MIKKILFSAAPMGFNQGVAMVRIIVGALLVYHGQEVFNAQLMKEYMTWDTFAGPNVRLLVYTGKASELIAGLSLLFGLFTRLGAFMTILVLSYVTFFVGGGKFWYEDQHPFMFVLFGVLFLFTGPGAWSIDRLMFSKT, via the coding sequence ATGATAAAAAAAATCCTTTTTTCCGCTGCCCCAATGGGGTTCAATCAAGGTGTGGCGATGGTGCGAATCATCGTAGGCGCGCTATTGGTTTATCATGGCCAGGAAGTTTTCAACGCGCAACTAATGAAGGAGTATATGACCTGGGATACCTTTGCCGGACCCAATGTTCGCTTGTTGGTATACACAGGTAAGGCTTCAGAACTGATCGCAGGCTTATCGCTCTTGTTTGGTTTATTTACGCGTTTGGGGGCGTTTATGACCATATTGGTCTTGTCGTATGTCACCTTTTTTGTGGGCGGTGGCAAGTTTTGGTACGAAGACCAGCACCCGTTTATGTTTGTGTTGTTTGGGGTCCTTTTCCTATTTACGGGACCAGGTGCGTGGAGTATTGACAGGTTGATGTTTTCTAAAACTTGA
- a CDS encoding S8 family serine peptidase, protein MSKLTIKNGKGELTLKKSQTLVGLKTKEDSDKAYIDKSVFKNLGGFEVVTLNKEGNTLDEKLDEVRSKAEVDVGTHVYYSEGSNRPVIPTGEIFIIFEEGVSESEQQIVLEEYALTLVERREGNRIIAKVTAKSPNPLKVANALQAISLVRTAEPDFDTILDEYAFVAPVDDLVTHEWHLRNDGFVADVDYRLRKGADAKVVDAWQRLGNTGSGNISIAIIDNGFDLTHPDLKDKVIKPFDLWSQSSVVLQGDKRFTHGTPCASVALAASNGHGIVGAAPLAKFMPVSGTSFSVSATEQMFDYCVKNGADIISCSWGTTDPNFRLNTFKEEAIANAARKGRNGKGCVILFAVGNDNVDFVNFYAAHPDVIAVAASTSQDTYATYSNRGREVSICAPSNGDWPIIAARAWWDEGLESEVGNYKFWRDGLSRGKHYKHFGGTSSSTPLVAGICALILSANPDLTAKEVKDILQKTADKIGSPSEYSNGHSIKYGYGRINADRAVAEALRLKESVAPPKEIQNTVSNGQGLFLFDVQKQAPSGYGVQIGAFYEYGNVLIQVERLQKKFGEKIVVSINELNGKTVYKVVVGAFSSKSSAQSLQKRMKDAGQDGFLRNLADLA, encoded by the coding sequence ATGAGTAAATTAACCATCAAAAATGGCAAGGGCGAATTGACCCTAAAGAAAAGCCAAACACTAGTCGGTCTCAAAACCAAAGAAGATTCTGATAAAGCATATATAGATAAGAGTGTCTTTAAAAATCTGGGTGGGTTTGAGGTGGTTACCCTCAACAAGGAAGGCAATACTTTGGATGAGAAATTAGATGAAGTCAGATCCAAAGCAGAAGTAGATGTAGGAACCCATGTGTATTATTCGGAAGGAAGTAACCGTCCGGTGATTCCGACCGGAGAAATCTTTATTATCTTCGAGGAGGGAGTGAGTGAAAGTGAGCAGCAGATTGTACTCGAAGAATATGCGCTGACCTTGGTAGAGCGACGCGAAGGTAACCGCATTATAGCAAAGGTTACCGCCAAATCACCTAATCCACTAAAAGTAGCGAATGCCTTACAAGCCATTTCGCTGGTTAGAACGGCCGAACCCGATTTCGATACCATACTCGATGAATATGCCTTCGTTGCTCCTGTAGATGATTTGGTTACACATGAGTGGCACCTACGAAATGATGGTTTTGTAGCTGACGTTGATTATCGACTACGCAAAGGTGCTGATGCAAAAGTGGTAGATGCCTGGCAGCGACTAGGGAATACAGGCTCTGGTAACATCTCCATTGCGATAATTGACAATGGTTTTGACCTCACTCATCCCGATTTAAAGGATAAAGTAATTAAACCTTTCGACCTCTGGAGTCAATCTAGTGTTGTTTTACAAGGCGACAAGCGCTTTACCCACGGAACCCCTTGTGCCAGTGTTGCCTTAGCGGCATCCAATGGTCATGGGATTGTTGGCGCTGCTCCGCTCGCCAAATTTATGCCAGTAAGTGGAACGTCCTTTAGCGTTAGTGCTACGGAGCAAATGTTTGATTATTGCGTTAAAAACGGCGCCGATATTATCAGTTGCAGTTGGGGGACCACTGATCCCAATTTCAGGTTGAACACCTTCAAAGAAGAGGCCATTGCAAATGCTGCCAGAAAAGGGCGCAACGGCAAAGGTTGTGTGATTCTATTTGCCGTTGGTAATGACAATGTTGATTTCGTCAATTTTTATGCGGCGCACCCAGATGTCATTGCCGTAGCAGCCAGTACCAGCCAGGACACTTACGCTACCTACTCCAATCGTGGTAGGGAGGTCTCCATTTGCGCGCCCTCCAATGGCGACTGGCCCATCATTGCCGCCCGCGCCTGGTGGGACGAGGGCCTGGAATCGGAGGTCGGCAACTACAAATTCTGGCGAGATGGCCTTTCCAGGGGTAAACATTATAAGCATTTTGGGGGCACCTCCAGCTCAACCCCTCTGGTAGCAGGTATTTGCGCCTTAATCCTATCGGCCAACCCCGACCTGACGGCCAAAGAAGTAAAAGATATTTTACAAAAAACTGCCGATAAAATTGGTTCTCCCAGTGAATACAGCAATGGTCACTCCATCAAATATGGTTATGGTCGAATTAATGCAGACCGAGCTGTTGCGGAGGCCCTTCGCCTCAAAGAAAGTGTAGCGCCACCCAAAGAGATTCAAAATACCGTCTCCAATGGGCAAGGCTTGTTTCTGTTTGATGTCCAAAAACAGGCGCCTTCAGGCTACGGTGTCCAAATTGGCGCTTTCTACGAATATGGTAATGTGCTAATACAAGTGGAAAGATTACAAAAAAAATTTGGCGAAAAAATAGTGGTTAGCATCAATGAGTTAAACGGTAAAACAGTCTATAAAGTAGTAGTTGGAGCCTTTAGCTCAAAAAGTTCGGCACAAAGTTTGCAAAAAAGGATGAAGGATGCGGGGCAAGATGGATTCTTGCGGAATTTGGCAGATTTAGCTTAA